The stretch of DNA GGCACCCAGTTCGCGCAAACGCGCGATCGCTTCGTGCATCGCGTCCAGGTCCGCGATCGGCTGGCCGAGCAGCAGCTCGGCCTCGGGAAGATTGGGGGTGATCAGCGTCGCCAGCGGGATCAGTCGCGTGCGCAGCGCATCGAGCGCGCTGGTTTCGAGCAGGCGTGCGCCGGAGGTCGACACCATCACCGGATCGAGCACGACGTGCGCGGGCCGGTAGTGTTCCAGCGCGTCGGCGACTGCTTCGATCACCGCGGCGTTGGCGAGCATGCCGAGCTTGACGGCGCCGATATCGAAGTCGTCGAAGCAGGCATCGATCTGCGCGCGCAGGAAGCCGACGTCGGGCACGTTCACCGCGGTGACACCGCGCGTGTGCTGGGCAGTGAGCGCGGCAATGGCGCTCAGTCCGTGGACGCGATGGGCGGCGAACGTCTTGAGGTCGGCCTGGATGCCGGCGCCACCGCCGGAGTCGGAACCGGCGATGGTGAGGGCGCTGATGGGGCGGGAGCGGGCGGTCATGGCGACAGTTTGCCATCAGCCCCGTTCGTCCTGAGCGTAGGCCGCAGGCCGAAGTCGAAGGAAGCGTAGGCCGCAGGCCGAAGTCGAAGGACACGCCGAGGAGATGGCCCTTCGACTTCGGCGCGATGCGCCTACGCTCAGGGCGAACGGTAAGGGCGCGGGTTCGGCCAAGAGACCGGGCGCTGGATGCCAGCGCCCGGTCATGGCAACCCTTAGAGCACTTCGGACGCGTAATCCGCCAGGCGCGAACGCTCGCCGCGACGCAGGGTGATGTGCGCGCTGTGGTCCCAGTTCTTGAAGCGGTCCACCGCGTAGGTCAGGCCCGAGGTGGTCTCGGTGAGGTAGGGGGTGTCGATCTGTTCGACGTTGCCCAGGCAGACGATCTTGGTGCCGGGACCGGCACGCGTGATCAGCGTCTTCATCTGCTTGGGCGTGAGGTTCTGCGCCTCGTCGAGGATCAGCCAGCGGTTGAGGAAGGTGCGGCCGCGCATGAAGTTCAGCGAGCGGATCTTGATGCGGCTGGCAAGCAGGTCGTTGGTCGCCGCGCGGCCCCAGCTGCCGCCGTCCTGGTTGTGGGTGAGCACTTCCAGGTTGTCGGTCAGCGCGCCCATCCACGGCGTCATCTTTTCCTCTTCCGTGCCGGGCAGGAAGCCGATGTCCTCGCCGACGCTGACCGTGGCGCGGGTCATGATGATCTCGCGGTAGCGCTGCTGGTCCATCGTCTGCGCCAGGCCCGCCGCGAGCGCCAGCAGGGTCTTGCCGGTGCCGGCGGTGCCGAGCAGGGTGACGAAGTCGATTTCCGGGTCCATCAGCGCGTTCAACGCGAAATTCTGTTCGCGGTTGCGCGCGGTGATGCCCCACACCGCGTGCTGGTGGTGGCGGAAGTCGTCGACGATCTGCAGCACGACCTTGCTGTCGGTCAGGCGCGCGACCTTCATCTGCGACTCGTCGTCGCCGGGCAGGTACAGGAACTGGTTCGGATGCCAGTTGTCGTCCTCGGCGCTGTCGCGGTTGCGCGAGATCTCGTAGAAGGTGCGGCCCTTCTCGGTCCACGAGCGCAGGTCCTTGCCGAAGCGTTGCCAGAAGTCTTCCGGCAACGCGGTGGCGCCGGTGTAGAGCAGGCTGAAGTCGTCGAGGGCGCGGTCGTTCTCGTAGTCCTCCGACACGATCCCGGCAATGGACGCCTTGATGCGCAGGTTGATGTCCTTGGACACGAACACCACCGGCACGCCCGGGTCGCTCTCTTTCAGCGACAGGATCGAACCGAGGATGTGGTTGTCCGGGATCACCGCGCCGAAGCGCTTGCCCGAGTCGAAGTCGCGGGTCTGGAAACGCAGCTTGCCGATGCTCTGCTCGCCGCGCAGCTGCAAACCCTGCGGGCGGCTGAGGGTGATGCCGGACGAGATCTTGTCGGTGCCTTCGGCCTGGATCAGCTCGTTGAGGAAGCGGCTGACCTGACGTGCGTTGCGGCTGGCTTCGGAGGTGCCTTTTTTGGCGTTGTCGAGTTCCTCGATGACCTGCATCGGCAGGAAGACATCGTGTTCCTCGAACTTGAACAGCGCGGTCGGGTCGTGCATGAGCACATTGGTGTCGAGCACGTAGATCCGCTTGCTTCTGGTCATCGAATGCTCCGATGCGGGTTGTACATGGTGAACGGCCGGGTGGAACGATTGAACGCTTGAAGGAGGTGCGGACACGGCGACGCTGCCGTGGCCCGCGGGGCGGGACGGCAGCGTGGGTGGCGGGCGGAGGGGGTCACTGCGTTGCGGCAGCCTTGAGTGCGTCGAGGACGGCCTGGGCATGGCCGGGGACTTTCACCGGACTCCATGACTGGGCGATGACGCCCTTGGGATCAATGAGGAACGTGCTGCGCACGATGCCCAGCACCTTGCGCCCGTACATGTTCTTTTCCCGGATCACGCCAAAGGCGTTGCACAGGGTTTCGTCGGGATCGCTGACCAGGTCGAACTTGAAGCCCTGCTTGGTGCAGAAGTTCTGGTGCGAGCGGATCGAATCGCGGGAAACGCCCAGGACGGTGGCACCAAGCTTCTTGAAGCTGGGCAGCAGGGCATTGAAGTCGATGCCCTCGGTGGTGCAGCCGGGCGTGCTGTCCTTGGGATAGAAGTACAGCACCAGCCACTGGCCGGCGAAATCCTTGAGCTGCGCAGTCTGGCCGCTGGACAGCGCCAGGGGCAGTTCGGAGACGTCCTTCGAAATACGTTCGCCGGTGTCGGGCATTTCGCCTTGTGCTTCCGAGCGCAGTGAGGGACCTGCTCTGCGTTTACTGCAACCCGGAGTGCAGCCCCTCACTGCGTCCGGGTGGCGCCTCCGCGAGGAGGGTCGCCGTGCTTTGTCGTGACGCTAACACGGAATTCCTAGAACTTCATCGGGTCCATGATCGCGTCGAGATTGAGGTGGTCGCAGAACTCGAGGAAGTCGTCGCGCAGGGCGGCGATATGCATGCTCGAGGGCACGCCAATGGTGATCTGCGCCGAGAACATCTCCGCCCCGGTCTGCATGGCGCGGTAGCGCGAGCTGTGCAGGCTTTCGATGGTGATGCCCTGGCGGTCGAAGAAATCGGCCAGCTGGAACAGGATCCCGGCCTTGTCGGCGGCCACGACCTCGACCACGTAAGGCAGCAGGTTGGATTGCACCTGCTTGGCGCCGGTGCGGTACCACACGAGTTTCAGGCCTTCCTCGCGCTCCAGCCTCGTCAGCATGGCTTCCAGCTTGGCCACCGCGTCCCAGGAGCCGACGGCGAGCACGGTAACGGAGACGTCGCGACCGACCGTGGCCAGGCGAGCGTCAACCAGGTTGCAGCCGGAATCGGCAATCCGGCGAGTCACCGACAATAGCGGCGTCTCCGGATGCGTCGTGTAGGCGTTGATCAGGAGGTGGTTTTCGTTCGGCGACGGCCGGGCAGCGGAATCGGTCAAGGCGGCGCCTGCTTGGGGAGCAACGTGCTCAGATACTGAATGGCGGCCCGTGAGCGGGCTGTGGTTGCCGGGCAGCATACTTGCCCGCGCTTTCGGCCCGCAAGTAACATCCCGTGCGATCATCCCGGCCGATCGACCCATTGATCGGCCTGCCGATTGGCCCTTCTGGCCGGCAGCCAGGCCTGGGATCCAGGGCCCGCACGTGATGTGCGGGGTTCAACGCAACAAGTGCACCGAGTACCCCCAACTTGCGACTTTCCGGCAGCATCACCGCGCTGGCGACGCCTTTCACCGCGTCCGGCGAAATTGACTTCGACGCCTGGCAGCGACTGCTCGATCAGCAGCTTGCGGCCGGCACCCAGGCCATCGTTGTCGCCGGTTCGACCGGCGAGGCGGCCGCGCTGTTCGACGGCGAGTACGACGCGTTGCTGCGCAGCGCGGTCGAGCGCGTCGCCGGTGCGATCCCGGTGCTTGCCGGAACCGGCTTGTCCAACACCGCAAAAACCATCGAGCTGACGCGTCGCGTCGCTGCCCTCGGCGCCGATGCCGCGCTGGTCGTGACCCCGCCGTATGTGCGCCCGACCCAGGCCGGCCTGCTGGCCCACTACCGCGCAATCGCCGACGACGTTGCACTGCCGATCGTGCTCTACAACGTACCCGGCCGGACCGGCGGCGACCTGCTGCCGGAAACCGTTGCCGAACTGGCGCCGCACAAGAACATCATCGGCATCAAGGAAGCACGCGCCGAAGCCGAGCGCATGCAGGCGCTGCTGGCGCTGAAGAACGAGGGCTTCGCCGTGCTCAGCGGTGACGACCCGACCGCATGCCGCGCGATGCTGGCCGGTGCCGACGGCGTGATCTCGGTGGCCTCCAACGTGTTGCCGCACGCGTTCCGGCGCCTGGCCGACCTGGCACGCGGCGGCCGTCGCGACGAGGCGCAGGCACTGGATGCACGCATGCAGGCTGCCTACGACTTCCTCGGCGTGGAGCCCAATCCGATCCCGGTGAAGGCGCTGCTGCAGCGCCAGGGCATCGGCCACGGCCTGCGCCTGCCGCTGCTGCCGCTGTCGTCGGCCCATACTGATTCCGTCGCGACGATCGAAACGCTCGTCCGCGAACTCGAACACGCCTGCCGCGATTCCCTCGCGGCCTGACCCTGCAGGAGAGATACATGAGTTCCAACGTTTCGATGTCCCGCGTCGCCGTCGCCGCCCTGGTGCTGGCCGGTGTCGCCGCCGGTTCTGGCTGCAGCTGGTTCCGCAAGGGCAATGACCTGTACGCGCAGGCCCCGGAAATGCGCCCGCTGGAAGTCCCGCCGGACCTGGACGCGCCGCGCACCGACACCGCCGTCAACCTGCCGACCCCGTCGACCGCGCTGGGTAACCCGGCCCTGGTCGGTACCGGCTTCACCGTCACCGGCACGCGCGACGAAGTGTTCGCCAAGGTCGGCACCGCACTGGCGGCGGTCGAAGGCGTGAAGATCACCAGCAGCGCCCAGGCAATGGGCGTGTACGACGTCAACTACGAGGGCAGCAACTTCCTCGTGCGCGTGGCCGGTGCCGATGTCGGCGCCTACGTCGCCGCGGTCGACCCGCGTGGCGTGCCGGCAACCGGCGACGCCCCGAAGAAGCTGATCGAAACGCTGCGTACGGCGCTCGTCGGTCGCTGAGCGGTCAACGCCGCAAATGAAAACGGGCGCCATCGGCGCCCGTTTTTTTGTCTGTTCGCAGCAGCGAACTCAGCGCTCCAGCAGGCTCAGCGCTCCAGCAGATCGAGCTTGCCCGGCTTGCCTTCCCATTCCTTGGCATCGGCCAGGCCGTCCTTGCGCGTGGTGATGACCGGCCAGGCCTTGGCCAGCTCGGCATTGAGGGCGACAAACGCCTCCTGGCCGGCCGGCACGTCATCCTCGGGGTAGATGGCGTTGATCGGGCACTCCGGCTCGCACAGGGTGCAGTCGATGCACTCGTCCGGGTCGATCACCAGGAAGTTCGGGCCCTCATGGAAGCAGTCGACCGGGCACACCTCGACGCAGTCGGTGTACTTGCACTTGATGCAGTTCTCGGTGACGACGAAGGGCATGGCGATGGTTCCGTTTCTGAAGAAGCCCCTTGGGCATCCCGATATTGTAGCGATTCGCGCGGCCAAGGCTTCTGCCGGGGGCGAGGTTCCTTGGCCACGATCGCCCAAGCTCGATCGCCAAGGCCCGATCGCCAAAGAAAAAGCCCGCGCATCGCTGCGCGGGCTTCGGAATTGGTACACCCTACGGGATTCGAACCCGTGTTGAT from Lysobacter arenosi encodes:
- the thiD gene encoding bifunctional hydroxymethylpyrimidine kinase/phosphomethylpyrimidine kinase; its protein translation is MTARSRPISALTIAGSDSGGGAGIQADLKTFAAHRVHGLSAIAALTAQHTRGVTAVNVPDVGFLRAQIDACFDDFDIGAVKLGMLANAAVIEAVADALEHYRPAHVVLDPVMVSTSGARLLETSALDALRTRLIPLATLITPNLPEAELLLGQPIADLDAMHEAIARLRELGAHAVLLKGGHLPADGDVVDLFADADGGIEAIAHPRLQLEAHGTGCTLASAVAANLCLGRDLGASCAAAADYVHAALQRGYRPGNSDILVLDHFGAAPHE
- a CDS encoding PhoH family protein codes for the protein MTRSKRIYVLDTNVLMHDPTALFKFEEHDVFLPMQVIEELDNAKKGTSEASRNARQVSRFLNELIQAEGTDKISSGITLSRPQGLQLRGEQSIGKLRFQTRDFDSGKRFGAVIPDNHILGSILSLKESDPGVPVVFVSKDINLRIKASIAGIVSEDYENDRALDDFSLLYTGATALPEDFWQRFGKDLRSWTEKGRTFYEISRNRDSAEDDNWHPNQFLYLPGDDESQMKVARLTDSKVVLQIVDDFRHHQHAVWGITARNREQNFALNALMDPEIDFVTLLGTAGTGKTLLALAAGLAQTMDQQRYREIIMTRATVSVGEDIGFLPGTEEEKMTPWMGALTDNLEVLTHNQDGGSWGRAATNDLLASRIKIRSLNFMRGRTFLNRWLILDEAQNLTPKQMKTLITRAGPGTKIVCLGNVEQIDTPYLTETTSGLTYAVDRFKNWDHSAHITLRRGERSRLADYASEVL
- a CDS encoding peroxiredoxin; translation: MPDTGERISKDVSELPLALSSGQTAQLKDFAGQWLVLYFYPKDSTPGCTTEGIDFNALLPSFKKLGATVLGVSRDSIRSHQNFCTKQGFKFDLVSDPDETLCNAFGVIREKNMYGRKVLGIVRSTFLIDPKGVIAQSWSPVKVPGHAQAVLDALKAAATQ
- a CDS encoding glycine cleavage system protein R; translated protein: MTDSAARPSPNENHLLINAYTTHPETPLLSVTRRIADSGCNLVDARLATVGRDVSVTVLAVGSWDAVAKLEAMLTRLEREEGLKLVWYRTGAKQVQSNLLPYVVEVVAADKAGILFQLADFFDRQGITIESLHSSRYRAMQTGAEMFSAQITIGVPSSMHIAALRDDFLEFCDHLNLDAIMDPMKF
- the dapA gene encoding 4-hydroxy-tetrahydrodipicolinate synthase: MRLSGSITALATPFTASGEIDFDAWQRLLDQQLAAGTQAIVVAGSTGEAAALFDGEYDALLRSAVERVAGAIPVLAGTGLSNTAKTIELTRRVAALGADAALVVTPPYVRPTQAGLLAHYRAIADDVALPIVLYNVPGRTGGDLLPETVAELAPHKNIIGIKEARAEAERMQALLALKNEGFAVLSGDDPTACRAMLAGADGVISVASNVLPHAFRRLADLARGGRRDEAQALDARMQAAYDFLGVEPNPIPVKALLQRQGIGHGLRLPLLPLSSAHTDSVATIETLVRELEHACRDSLAA
- the fdxA gene encoding ferredoxin FdxA; its protein translation is MPFVVTENCIKCKYTDCVEVCPVDCFHEGPNFLVIDPDECIDCTLCEPECPINAIYPEDDVPAGQEAFVALNAELAKAWPVITTRKDGLADAKEWEGKPGKLDLLER